TCACGGCTCGAAATGATCCGATTCCGGCCCGCCCGAGCGCGGACTGGAGAATTCGCTCCGTCAATACGTCGTACGACAATCCGGCCTTCCCCGCCGCCATCGGCAGCAGACTCGTCTCCGTCATTCCCGGCACGGTGTTGATCTCAAGCACAAACGGCTTGCCCTTGGGCGTGATACGGAAATCAACCCGGGCCGCCCCGCTGCATCCCAAGGCCTGATAGGTCCGGATCGCCAGTTGCTTGATCTGCCGAGTGACTGCGGCCGGGAGCGGCGCCGGGCACAGGTACTGGGTTCGACCTTTCTCATACTTGGCCGAGAAGTCATAAAATCCATCCGGCGCCACGATCTCCACGGCCGGCAACCCGGTCACCACTCCGTCGGGGCCGCCCAGAAGCGACACCGTGACCTCATGTCCAGGGATAAACGCCTCGACCATCGCTTCTTCGTCATACCGGTGCGCCGTGCGAAGAGCTTCCTTCCATTGCGACGGCTTCCGGACAATGGTCACTCCGATCGTGGATCCCTGGCTCGCCGGCTTCACGACCACCGGCAACTTCAACTTACAGGTGCTCAGCACTCGATTCAGACTGGGAGCCGTGCCGCGAAGCACCACCGTCCCGCGCGGGACCGGAATGCCCTGAGCGGCCAATTCCGTCTTGGTCACCACCTTATGCATCCCGATGGCGCTGGCCCGGACACCGGATCCCGTATAGGGGATGCCGAGGGTTTCCAAAAACCCCTGGATCGCGCCGTCTTCGCCTCCCGGTCCGTGCAGCGCCAGAAACCCGATCTCAACCGCCTGCTCCTGCAGCGTCTTGGACAGATCCGGGCCGACATCGATGGCCACTGCGTCGTAGCCGCTTCGCACCAGCGAGCGATACACAGCCTCGCCGGTCTTCAGCGATACTTCCCGTTCAGACGATTGACCGCCCATCAGGACTCCGATTTTTGAACGTGTCAGCGGCTTCCGTTCCGTCACATCCACTCCCTTCATCGATCCGCGTCAGGCCTCACCGACCACCTTCAGTTCCAATTCCAGCTTCACGCCCGACACCTTTTTCACGGCCGCGCGAACCTTCTTGATCAAGGCCAGCACATCGGCCGCGCGCGCATGGCCGACGTTCACCATAAAATTCGCGTGCTTGTCCGAGACCTGTGCATCTCCGATGCGGGCCCCCTTCAGGCCCGCCGCGTCCACCAGGCGACCGGCGGAGTCCTGCGGAGGGTTCTTAAACACGCACCCGGCGCTCGGCAAGGTGAGCGGCTGGGTCTGCTTGCGATATTGCAGATAGTCCTTCACTGTCTTTTCAATCCGGTCGTGATCGCCGGGCCTCAACTGCACCCAGACTCCCGCCACGATGCCGCGCGGCAGATGCGCCCGTCGATAACTGAACGGAATATCCGCGGCGGGAATATCCACCACCCGGCCGCGAGGATCTACCATCCGGACGGCCTTGACGGAATCCTTCATTTCACCCAGGCGTGTGCCTGCATTCATCACGACGCACCCCGCCACGGTCCCGGGAATCCCGGCGCCCCATTCCAAACCGGCGAGTGACCGGCGAATGGCATATCCGATCAACGTCGGCATGCCCACGCCCCCTTCTGCATAGAGCACCTGGTCCGGTTCCTGGCGGATGGCTTTGAATTGCCGCAGGCTAACCACGATCCCGCGGATGCCCCCGTCACGAACGAGCAGATTGGTCCCGCCCACCACAAAGACCGGAACGTGTTCCGCGCGAGCCTGTGCCACCACCCGGCAAAGGTCCTCCACATCGGCCGGCTCCACCAGGACTTCCGCCGGGCCACCGATGCGGAATGAAGTATAGGCCTGCAGCGAGGCCTCGTACGTGACCGTTCCACGAACCCCTTCAAGAATACGCGCCCAGTCTTTCCTGGTTCTTGCCGCATGATCTTTGCCCGCCGCACGTGACACGGTTGTTCGCCTCGTCGCCCTCTACGCCGGCAATCGCTCAAGAATCGCCAATCCCGCTTTCCAGATATCCCCTGCGCCGAGGGTAATCACGAGATCCCCGGATTTCAGGGTCGGCAGCACCTGCTCCGCCAGGGTGTCCTTGCGCTCCACGAAGGTGGCCGAAGGATGCCCGGCCGCCTGCACCGCCTCCACCAGCTTCGCGCCGGACACGCCGGGAATGGGCTGTTCACCCGCCGCATAAATTTCCGTCATGAAGAGCGCATCCGCCTGGTCGAACGCATGGGCGAATTCCTGCATCAGATCGCGAGAACGGCTGTAGCGATGGGGCTGGAACAACACGACCACGCGTCGATCCCACCCCTGCTTCGCGGCCGCGATCGTGGCCCGTACCTCGGTCGGATGATGCCCATAATCGTCCACCACCATGATGCCGGACTTCTCCCCGCGCAGGTGGAACCGTCGCTCCACCCCGCTGAACGCCGCGAGGCCTTTCCGAATGAGATCGACCGGAATATCCAACTCCATGCCGATGGCGATCGCGACCAGTGAATTCGACACATTGTGAATGCCGGGAATGGACAACCTGAACGGGCCGAGGTTGCGTCCGCGGAAAAACACCCGGAACTCCGACCCCCATTGCCGCAAGCTGATGTCGGTGGCGCGAAAGTCGGGCACATGGCCGGGGTGTTCGTGCAGGCCGAAAGTCTGATAACGCTTCACCACGCGCGGCAACAGACTTCGCAGCCGTTCATCGTCGGAGCACAACACGGCCAAGCCGTAGAACGGCACCTTGTTCACGAATTCCAGAAAACTGTCGTTCAACTTTTCCATGGTCCCGTAGTGGTCCAGGTGCTCGCGGTCGATATTGGTGACGGCGGCAATGGTCGGGGCGAGTCGCAGAAACGACCCGTCGCTTTCATCCGCTTCCGCAATGAGCAAATCGCCGCGCCCCAGCCGCGCATGGCTCCCCAGCGCATTTACCTTGCCCCCGATCACCATGGTGGGATCCAATCCGCCTTGCGCGAGCACATTGGCCACCATCGAGGTCGTCGTCGTCTTCCCATGGGCGCCGGCGATCGCGACGCCGAACTTGAGCCGCATCAGCTCCGCCAACATCTCCGCACGCGGGATGACCGGAATCTGCCGGGCTTTTGCCGCGACCACTTCGGGATTAGCGGCGGCCACTGCGGAGGAGATCACCACGACCTGCGCCTCCCCGATATTGGACTCGTGATGACCGATCGCGATGCGCCCCCCTAATTCCTCAAGCCGGCGCGTCGTTTCCGACTGACTGAGATCCGATCCACTCACCTTATACCCGAGCGTCAACAACACCTCGGCGATCCCGCTCATCCCGGATCCGCCGATGCCCACCAGGTGAATATGTTGTGTCTTTCTAAACATCGCCGTCCGCCTTAGCTCCTGTCC
The Nitrospira sp. DNA segment above includes these coding regions:
- a CDS encoding D-alanine--D-alanine ligase, which codes for MKGVDVTERKPLTRSKIGVLMGGQSSEREVSLKTGEAVYRSLVRSGYDAVAIDVGPDLSKTLQEQAVEIGFLALHGPGGEDGAIQGFLETLGIPYTGSGVRASAIGMHKVVTKTELAAQGIPVPRGTVVLRGTAPSLNRVLSTCKLKLPVVVKPASQGSTIGVTIVRKPSQWKEALRTAHRYDEEAMVEAFIPGHEVTVSLLGGPDGVVTGLPAVEIVAPDGFYDFSAKYEKGRTQYLCPAPLPAAVTRQIKQLAIRTYQALGCSGAARVDFRITPKGKPFVLEINTVPGMTETSLLPMAAGKAGLSYDVLTERILQSALGRAGIGSFRAVR
- the murB gene encoding UDP-N-acetylmuramate dehydrogenase encodes the protein MSRAAGKDHAARTRKDWARILEGVRGTVTYEASLQAYTSFRIGGPAEVLVEPADVEDLCRVVAQARAEHVPVFVVGGTNLLVRDGGIRGIVVSLRQFKAIRQEPDQVLYAEGGVGMPTLIGYAIRRSLAGLEWGAGIPGTVAGCVVMNAGTRLGEMKDSVKAVRMVDPRGRVVDIPAADIPFSYRRAHLPRGIVAGVWVQLRPGDHDRIEKTVKDYLQYRKQTQPLTLPSAGCVFKNPPQDSAGRLVDAAGLKGARIGDAQVSDKHANFMVNVGHARAADVLALIKKVRAAVKKVSGVKLELELKVVGEA
- a CDS encoding UDP-N-acetylmuramate--L-alanine ligase, whose amino-acid sequence is MFRKTQHIHLVGIGGSGMSGIAEVLLTLGYKVSGSDLSQSETTRRLEELGGRIAIGHHESNIGEAQVVVISSAVAAANPEVVAAKARQIPVIPRAEMLAELMRLKFGVAIAGAHGKTTTTSMVANVLAQGGLDPTMVIGGKVNALGSHARLGRGDLLIAEADESDGSFLRLAPTIAAVTNIDREHLDHYGTMEKLNDSFLEFVNKVPFYGLAVLCSDDERLRSLLPRVVKRYQTFGLHEHPGHVPDFRATDISLRQWGSEFRVFFRGRNLGPFRLSIPGIHNVSNSLVAIAIGMELDIPVDLIRKGLAAFSGVERRFHLRGEKSGIMVVDDYGHHPTEVRATIAAAKQGWDRRVVVLFQPHRYSRSRDLMQEFAHAFDQADALFMTEIYAAGEQPIPGVSGAKLVEAVQAAGHPSATFVERKDTLAEQVLPTLKSGDLVITLGAGDIWKAGLAILERLPA